The following coding sequences lie in one Pseudarthrobacter phenanthrenivorans Sphe3 genomic window:
- a CDS encoding gamma-glutamyltransferase family protein codes for MAFTPADSFTTRPTLQGTFGMTASTHWLATASAQAVLERGGNAFDAAVAGAFVLHVVEPHLNGPGGDMTGVFVTAANPSEPVVLMGQGPAPAAATREHYLAEGLELVPGAGALAAAVPAAVDAWLLLLRDYGTWELADVLSFAIGYARHGHPVLARVGSTIASVAGLFTKHWPTSAALWMPDGKVPAGGDIVRNTAYADVLERLVGAGSLAGGSAAASREARIDAARREWGEGFVAKAAVAFLAVPHRHSSGTDHAGVIAEADFAGFSAGYEPAATFEFRGYTIAKTGPWGQGPALLQTLAILAGFDEEHLDPSTALGAHTILEAQKLAIADREAYYGDAAVPLEYLLSPGYAAQRRQLIGERASHEFRPGAVPGHKPFVPPLRTEYLPPSAAGNGAAFAGVGEPTVRPTGETRGDTCHIDVVDQWGNMVSATPSGGWLQSSPTIPELGFCLGSRLQMTWLEEGAPSTLAPGKRPRTTLTPTLVLKDGKAVAAVGSPGGDQQDQWQLLYLLRTIVGGYEPQQAIDAPAFHTTSIPGSFWPRTWTPGGAVVEDRLGADVIGELEERGHVVSRAGDWTLGRLSAVVRDPATGVLGAAANPRGAQGYAAGR; via the coding sequence ATGGCCTTCACTCCGGCAGACAGCTTCACCACCCGCCCCACCCTGCAGGGCACGTTCGGCATGACCGCTTCCACGCACTGGCTGGCCACCGCCTCCGCCCAGGCGGTGCTGGAGCGGGGCGGGAACGCCTTCGACGCCGCAGTGGCCGGCGCATTCGTGCTGCACGTGGTGGAGCCGCACCTGAACGGGCCGGGCGGGGACATGACAGGCGTGTTTGTCACGGCAGCCAATCCCTCCGAGCCCGTGGTGCTGATGGGGCAGGGGCCGGCCCCCGCCGCGGCCACGCGGGAACATTACCTGGCTGAAGGGCTGGAGCTCGTGCCGGGTGCCGGTGCGCTCGCCGCCGCCGTGCCGGCCGCCGTCGACGCCTGGCTGCTCCTCCTGCGGGACTACGGGACGTGGGAGCTGGCAGACGTGCTGTCCTTCGCCATCGGCTACGCCCGCCATGGGCACCCCGTCCTGGCGCGCGTGGGCAGCACCATCGCCTCGGTGGCAGGGCTCTTCACAAAGCATTGGCCAACGTCGGCTGCACTTTGGATGCCGGACGGGAAAGTTCCTGCCGGCGGAGACATCGTCAGGAATACCGCCTACGCGGACGTCCTGGAGCGGCTGGTCGGCGCCGGAAGTCTGGCGGGCGGGTCGGCGGCAGCTTCGAGGGAGGCACGGATCGACGCTGCGCGGCGTGAGTGGGGCGAGGGCTTCGTGGCCAAGGCCGCGGTGGCCTTCCTCGCGGTCCCGCACCGCCACTCCTCAGGCACCGACCACGCAGGCGTCATCGCCGAAGCCGACTTCGCCGGATTTTCCGCCGGCTACGAACCCGCCGCGACCTTTGAGTTCCGCGGCTACACTATCGCCAAAACCGGGCCGTGGGGGCAGGGGCCGGCGCTGCTGCAGACGCTCGCCATCCTGGCCGGCTTCGACGAGGAGCACCTGGACCCCTCCACCGCCCTGGGCGCGCACACCATCCTGGAGGCGCAGAAGCTGGCCATCGCGGACCGCGAGGCGTACTACGGGGACGCCGCGGTGCCCCTGGAGTACCTGCTAAGCCCGGGGTACGCGGCGCAGCGCCGGCAGCTGATCGGGGAGCGGGCCTCGCACGAGTTCCGTCCCGGCGCGGTGCCCGGCCACAAACCCTTCGTTCCGCCGCTGCGCACGGAGTACCTCCCGCCGTCGGCCGCTGGAAACGGTGCCGCCTTTGCCGGCGTGGGTGAGCCGACGGTCAGGCCCACGGGGGAGACCCGCGGCGACACCTGCCATATCGACGTGGTGGACCAGTGGGGAAACATGGTGTCCGCGACCCCGTCCGGGGGATGGCTGCAGTCCTCTCCAACCATCCCGGAGCTGGGCTTCTGCCTGGGCTCGAGGCTGCAGATGACGTGGCTGGAAGAGGGTGCCCCCTCCACGCTGGCTCCCGGCAAACGGCCGCGCACCACCCTGACCCCCACCCTGGTGCTGAAAGACGGGAAGGCGGTGGCCGCCGTCGGATCCCCGGGAGGGGACCAGCAGGACCAGTGGCAGCTGCTGTACCTGCTCCGCACCATCGTGGGCGGCTATGAGCCCCAGCAGGCCATCGACGCGCCCGCGTTCCACACCACCTCCATCCCGGGTTCCTTCTGGCCGCGCACGTGGACGCCAGGCGGCGCCGTGGTGGAGGACCGCCTGGGGGCGGACGTTATTGGCGAACTGGAGGAGCGCGGCCACGTGGTCAGCCGGGCCGGGGACTGGACACTGGGGCGGCTCTCGGCAGTGGTGCGCGATCCGGCCACCGGGGTGCTGGGGGCGGCCGCCAACCCGCGGGGCGCGCAGGGCTACGCGGCGGGACGGTAG
- a CDS encoding DUF4383 domain-containing protein, whose product MATHTSAGMATRTNIQKASLAVGAVFLLVGILGFIPGITGNYDQLHFAGAHSEALLLGLFQVSALHNVVHLLFGVAGVALARSAAGARSFLLYGGVIYLVLFIYGLVIPQDSAGNFVPLNGYDNILHLLLGVGMVALAIILTKGNTKSRA is encoded by the coding sequence ATGGCAACACACACCAGTGCCGGAATGGCCACCCGCACCAACATCCAGAAGGCATCGCTTGCAGTGGGCGCAGTGTTCTTGCTGGTCGGGATCCTGGGGTTCATTCCGGGTATCACCGGCAACTATGACCAGCTGCACTTCGCCGGCGCGCATTCCGAGGCACTGCTCTTGGGCCTCTTCCAGGTCTCGGCACTGCACAACGTGGTCCACCTGCTCTTCGGCGTTGCCGGGGTCGCACTGGCCCGATCGGCCGCCGGCGCCCGCTCTTTCCTCCTCTACGGGGGCGTCATTTACCTGGTCCTCTTCATTTACGGCCTGGTCATCCCCCAGGATTCGGCCGGCAACTTTGTTCCCCTGAACGGCTACGACAACATCCTGCACCTGCTGCTCGGCGTCGGAATGGTTGCCCTGGCCATCATCCTCACCAAGGGCAACACCAAGTCGCGCGCGTAG